In Amycolatopsis jiangsuensis, the following proteins share a genomic window:
- a CDS encoding PucR family transcriptional regulator: MTRNPDPLPAGVTVPLRAVANDPELALDVVPETVPPGALDRPVRWAHVSELADPAPYLLGAELLLTAGVNLPADVGPYVRRLREAGVAALGFGLTPTVSDTLPRSLREACARYGLPLLVVPSATPFLAINRAVAVALAEAGRHEERRLADAREALTRAAGGGLGELVTVLAGKLHGWVAMVGAGDALVAACEAPQPLPPQVRELLATLRTGSGIRTATTELSDGTHVAAQPVYPQASAAHLVVLGRPGRLGRGDRSILDAGAALLGLVGRAGSDTAGLGAAATALLLGRPAGAALAEVTGTGRARLIAGVAYRKGPDALAGRPDWLRARLDTPLVQVLPGPRFLAVAGTVPGGLDELRGHGWLAVAGPPVPAGELPASAATTELLLARARALGRAVTADAGIDGFDELVPPDTGSAFAARLLAPLRELDETHDRALLPTLRSWLANHGGWDRTAAELGVHRNSVRHRIGQIQRTLGVDLADPETRMRLWFALRWA, encoded by the coding sequence ATGACCCGGAACCCCGATCCGCTGCCCGCGGGGGTGACCGTGCCGTTGCGGGCCGTGGCGAACGACCCGGAACTGGCACTCGACGTCGTGCCCGAGACGGTCCCGCCCGGTGCGCTGGACCGGCCGGTGCGGTGGGCGCACGTGAGCGAGCTGGCCGATCCCGCGCCGTACCTGCTGGGTGCGGAACTGCTGCTGACCGCAGGGGTGAACCTGCCTGCCGACGTGGGCCCCTACGTGCGGCGGCTGCGCGAGGCCGGGGTGGCCGCGCTCGGATTCGGCCTCACCCCGACCGTTTCGGACACGTTGCCGCGATCCCTGCGCGAAGCCTGTGCCCGGTACGGGCTGCCGCTGCTCGTGGTGCCGTCGGCGACGCCGTTCCTGGCGATCAACCGCGCGGTCGCGGTGGCACTGGCCGAAGCGGGCAGGCACGAGGAGCGGCGCCTGGCCGACGCGCGCGAGGCACTGACCCGCGCGGCCGGCGGCGGGCTGGGTGAGCTGGTGACCGTGCTCGCCGGAAAGCTGCACGGCTGGGTCGCGATGGTCGGAGCCGGGGACGCACTCGTCGCAGCCTGTGAAGCACCGCAGCCGTTGCCACCGCAGGTGCGGGAGCTGCTGGCCACCCTGCGTACGGGCAGCGGAATCCGTACCGCGACCACCGAGCTGTCCGACGGCACGCACGTGGCCGCGCAGCCGGTGTACCCGCAGGCGAGCGCGGCGCACCTGGTGGTGCTCGGCCGGCCCGGCCGGCTGGGTCGTGGCGACCGCTCGATCCTCGACGCCGGCGCGGCACTGCTCGGGCTCGTCGGGCGCGCCGGATCGGACACCGCCGGACTGGGCGCCGCGGCCACCGCGCTGCTGCTCGGTCGGCCCGCCGGCGCCGCGCTGGCCGAGGTGACCGGAACCGGACGGGCCCGGCTGATCGCCGGCGTCGCCTACCGGAAGGGGCCGGACGCGCTCGCCGGCCGTCCGGACTGGCTCCGCGCCCGCCTCGACACCCCGCTCGTGCAGGTGCTGCCGGGACCGCGGTTCCTGGCCGTCGCGGGCACCGTCCCCGGCGGACTCGACGAGCTTCGCGGGCACGGCTGGCTGGCGGTGGCCGGGCCGCCGGTGCCCGCGGGCGAGCTGCCTGCTTCCGCGGCCACCACCGAACTCCTGCTGGCCCGTGCCCGCGCGCTCGGCCGGGCCGTGACCGCCGATGCCGGAATCGACGGTTTCGATGAGCTGGTGCCGCCGGACACCGGCAGCGCATTCGCGGCCCGGCTGCTGGCGCCGTTGCGGGAGCTCGACGAGACACACGACCGTGCACTGCTGCCGACCTTGCGCAGCTGGCTCGCGAACCACGGCGGCTGGGACCGCACGGCCGCCGAACTCGGCGTGCACCGCAACAGCGTGCGGCACCGGATCGGCCAGATCCAGCGGACGCTCGGCGTGGACCTGGCCGACCCGGAAACGCGGATGCGGCTGTGGTTCGCGTTGCGCTGGGCCTGA
- a CDS encoding response regulator transcription factor, translated as MATVGLSQAVRSTPAGALPASMVPHPREELFSVLVVDDHPLLREAISARLAQMGAGTVHEAATVAEARARAQATGPCDLAILDLGLPDGSGIELVTELRSHGWPRVVVLASSDDPYAVRSAFQAGAQAYLLKSASPVVVTDGVRRVLEGGVYADPSVAPVLATGTRVAGTDNTPRELSAREVEVLQLVADGQSNKEIGEELSLSALTVKSHLSRIGRKLGTGDRAQMVALAMRAGVIR; from the coding sequence GTGGCTACCGTCGGCTTATCTCAGGCCGTCCGATCCACGCCAGCCGGTGCTTTGCCGGCGAGCATGGTTCCGCACCCGCGGGAAGAGCTTTTTTCCGTGTTGGTGGTCGATGACCACCCGCTGTTGAGGGAGGCAATCTCAGCACGACTCGCACAAATGGGTGCGGGCACCGTCCACGAGGCCGCCACGGTGGCCGAGGCGAGGGCACGAGCACAGGCCACCGGCCCGTGTGACCTGGCCATTCTCGATCTCGGACTGCCGGACGGCAGCGGAATCGAGCTCGTCACCGAGCTGCGCAGCCACGGCTGGCCGCGAGTGGTGGTCCTCGCATCCTCCGACGATCCGTACGCGGTGCGTTCGGCGTTCCAGGCGGGCGCACAGGCGTACCTGCTCAAATCGGCCTCGCCGGTCGTCGTCACCGACGGCGTCCGCCGGGTGCTCGAGGGCGGCGTGTACGCCGATCCGAGCGTGGCTCCGGTCCTGGCGACCGGGACCCGGGTCGCGGGGACCGACAACACGCCCCGCGAGCTGTCCGCCCGCGAGGTCGAGGTACTGCAGCTCGTCGCCGACGGGCAGTCGAACAAGGAGATCGGGGAGGAACTTTCCCTCTCCGCGCTCACCGTCAAATCCCACCTCTCCCGGATCGGGCGCAAGCTCGGCACGGGTGACCGGGCCCAGATGGTCGCGCTGGCGATGCGTGCCGGCGTGATCCGCTGA
- a CDS encoding DUF3000 domain-containing protein codes for MTAMTPVPELFREAVAALQSVRPRPEIRLEPMRAPQRLAPWSYALSCDVSGPADVLASGRLVLLHDPEGQEGWDGVLRLVMYVRAELDRELATDPFLPAVGWSWLTDALEASGATSKALGGTVTETSSARFGDISGPTRTDDLELRASWTPSDGALRPHGFAFCQVMASVVGLPPAGVALFEQRQSS; via the coding sequence GTGACCGCGATGACGCCTGTGCCCGAGCTGTTCCGCGAAGCCGTCGCGGCGTTGCAGTCCGTCCGGCCTCGTCCGGAGATCCGGCTGGAGCCGATGCGGGCGCCGCAGCGGCTGGCGCCGTGGTCGTATGCGCTGAGCTGCGACGTGTCCGGACCGGCCGACGTACTGGCCTCCGGGCGGCTGGTCCTGCTGCACGACCCCGAAGGCCAGGAAGGCTGGGACGGCGTGCTGCGCCTGGTCATGTACGTCCGGGCCGAGCTCGACCGCGAGCTCGCCACCGACCCGTTCCTGCCCGCGGTCGGCTGGTCCTGGCTCACCGACGCGCTCGAGGCGTCCGGAGCCACCTCGAAGGCGCTCGGCGGCACGGTCACCGAAACCTCGTCGGCGCGGTTCGGCGACATCAGCGGCCCCACCCGAACCGACGACCTCGAGCTGCGCGCGTCCTGGACCCCCTCCGACGGTGCGCTGCGGCCGCACGGGTTCGCGTTCTGCCAGGTCATGGCGAGTGTGGTTGGCCTGCCGCCGGCCGGTGTCGCGCTGTTCGAGCAGCGCCAGAGCTCCTAG
- a CDS encoding ribonuclease D, whose amino-acid sequence MGTAQADGARSGEPTTEASTPPVLLREPAEGTPPVVTDAAALADACARLAAGTGAVAVDTERASGYRYWPKAYLVQLRRAGSGTVLVDPIALEGHLAPLREVLNDTEWVLHAASQDLPCLAELDLHPRSLFDTELAGRLAGYERVALGTLVERLLGYTLEKGHSAADWSKRPLPVDWLNYAALDVELLNELRAKLEAELAEQGKLDWARQEFEAVRTAPPHPPRAEPWRRTSGVHKIRSPRGLAAVRELWQARDELARKRDRAPSRILPDSAIVNAVTADPKTVEELQALPVFSGRVQRKYSASWLRHLQAAKALPASELPTPAQHSDGPPPVNRWADKDPDAAARLSAARTALAAIAEERGLPVENLLLPDLLRRTCWRPPSELSEDAVAEALRTGGARPWQIELTTDALTKALLSTAS is encoded by the coding sequence ATGGGAACTGCACAGGCGGATGGAGCCCGGTCCGGAGAGCCGACCACCGAGGCGTCCACCCCGCCGGTGCTCCTGCGTGAACCGGCCGAGGGCACTCCGCCGGTGGTCACCGACGCCGCCGCGCTCGCCGACGCGTGCGCGCGGCTCGCGGCCGGCACCGGCGCGGTCGCGGTGGACACCGAACGGGCGTCCGGCTACCGCTACTGGCCGAAGGCCTACCTCGTCCAGTTGCGCCGAGCGGGTTCCGGCACGGTGCTGGTCGACCCCATCGCGCTCGAAGGCCACCTCGCCCCGCTGCGCGAGGTCCTGAACGACACCGAGTGGGTGCTGCACGCCGCCTCCCAGGACCTGCCGTGCCTGGCCGAACTCGACCTGCACCCGCGGTCGCTGTTCGACACCGAACTGGCCGGCAGGCTGGCCGGCTACGAACGCGTCGCGCTGGGCACGCTCGTGGAGCGGCTGCTCGGCTACACCCTCGAGAAGGGGCACAGCGCCGCGGACTGGTCGAAGCGCCCGCTGCCGGTCGACTGGCTCAACTATGCGGCCCTCGACGTCGAACTGCTCAACGAACTGCGCGCGAAGCTCGAGGCCGAGCTGGCCGAGCAGGGCAAGCTGGACTGGGCACGCCAGGAGTTCGAGGCCGTCCGCACCGCCCCGCCGCACCCGCCGCGCGCCGAGCCGTGGCGCCGGACCTCGGGGGTGCACAAGATCCGCAGCCCGCGTGGCCTCGCCGCCGTGCGGGAGCTGTGGCAGGCCCGCGACGAGCTCGCCCGCAAACGCGACCGCGCGCCCAGCCGCATCCTGCCCGACAGCGCGATCGTCAACGCCGTGACGGCCGATCCGAAGACCGTCGAGGAGCTGCAGGCCCTGCCGGTCTTCAGCGGCCGTGTGCAGCGCAAGTACAGCGCGAGCTGGCTGCGGCACCTGCAGGCGGCGAAGGCGCTGCCGGCCAGTGAACTGCCCACGCCCGCCCAGCATTCCGACGGCCCGCCGCCGGTGAACCGCTGGGCCGACAAGGACCCGGATGCGGCCGCCCGGCTGTCCGCGGCCCGCACCGCGCTCGCCGCGATCGCGGAGGAACGCGGGCTGCCGGTGGAGAACCTGCTGCTGCCCGACCTCCTCCGCCGCACCTGCTGGCGGCCGCCGTCCGAGCTGTCGGAGGATGCGGTGGCCGAGGCGCTGCGCACCGGCGGCGCCCGGCCGTGGCAGATCGAGCTGACCACCGACGCGCTGACCAAGGCACTGCTGAGCACCGCTTCCTGA
- a CDS encoding type II toxin-antitoxin system Phd/YefM family antitoxin, whose protein sequence is MGHTIGQRELRNDNADVMRRVAAGESFTVTRNGTPVADLVPHQPPPAPPRRTAAEVQAIFRRLPPMDSAAWRREREAEDEIFGPDDLGEPGGRR, encoded by the coding sequence ATGGGGCACACAATCGGCCAGCGTGAGCTACGCAATGACAATGCGGACGTCATGCGGCGGGTGGCCGCGGGGGAGAGCTTCACCGTGACCCGCAACGGGACGCCGGTTGCCGACCTGGTGCCTCATCAGCCGCCGCCCGCACCGCCCCGGCGGACGGCCGCCGAGGTCCAGGCGATCTTCCGGCGGCTGCCGCCGATGGACAGTGCCGCGTGGCGCCGTGAGCGCGAAGCGGAGGACGAGATATTCGGTCCGGATGACCTGGGAGAGCCCGGGGGCCGGCGGTGA
- a CDS encoding thiolase family protein — protein sequence MRNVVFVEGVRTPFGKAGDKGIYAGTRADDLVVNTIRELLRRHPGLPPERVDEVAIAATTQIGDQGLTIGRTAALLSGLPKSVPGFALDRMCAGAMTAVTTTASGIGFGAYDIAIAGGVEHMGRHPMGEGVDPNPRIVADQLVDPSALVMGQTAENLHDRFPEITKERTDAYAARSQERFAEAVKTGRIGPDLVPVATRGTNGQGWGLATEDEPPRPGTTVEQLASLKTPFRPHGRITAGNAAGLNDGATASILADEDTARELGLPVAMRLVGYSFAGVEPEVMGIGPVPATEKLFRRTGLSIDDIGLFEINEAFAVQVLAFLDHFGIADDDPRVNQWGGAIACGHPLASSGVRLMTQLARQFAERPDVRYGLTTMCIGIGMGGSVLWENPAYEGAKA from the coding sequence GTGCGGAACGTCGTGTTCGTCGAAGGGGTGCGCACTCCCTTCGGCAAGGCGGGTGACAAGGGCATCTACGCCGGCACCCGCGCGGACGACCTCGTCGTCAACACCATCCGCGAGCTGCTGCGGCGGCATCCCGGGCTGCCGCCGGAGCGGGTCGACGAGGTGGCCATCGCGGCCACCACGCAGATCGGCGACCAGGGCCTGACCATCGGGCGCACCGCGGCGCTGCTGTCCGGGCTGCCCAAGTCGGTGCCCGGGTTCGCGCTCGACCGGATGTGCGCGGGGGCGATGACCGCGGTCACCACCACCGCGAGCGGTATCGGCTTCGGTGCCTACGACATCGCCATCGCCGGCGGGGTCGAGCACATGGGACGGCATCCGATGGGCGAGGGCGTGGACCCCAACCCGCGGATCGTCGCGGACCAGCTGGTCGATCCGTCCGCGCTGGTGATGGGCCAGACCGCGGAGAACCTGCACGACCGGTTCCCGGAGATCACCAAGGAGCGCACCGACGCCTACGCCGCGCGCAGCCAGGAGCGCTTCGCCGAGGCGGTGAAGACCGGCAGGATCGGCCCGGATCTGGTGCCGGTGGCGACCCGCGGCACGAACGGGCAGGGCTGGGGGCTGGCGACCGAGGACGAACCGCCGCGGCCGGGCACCACCGTCGAGCAGCTGGCGTCGCTCAAGACGCCGTTCCGCCCGCACGGCCGGATCACCGCGGGCAACGCGGCCGGACTCAACGACGGCGCCACCGCGTCGATCCTCGCCGACGAGGACACCGCGCGCGAGCTGGGGCTGCCGGTCGCGATGCGGCTGGTCGGCTACTCCTTCGCCGGGGTCGAGCCCGAGGTGATGGGCATCGGCCCGGTGCCGGCCACGGAGAAGCTGTTCCGGCGCACCGGGTTGTCGATCGACGACATCGGCCTGTTCGAGATCAACGAGGCGTTCGCGGTGCAGGTGCTCGCGTTCCTCGACCACTTCGGCATCGCCGACGACGATCCGCGGGTCAACCAGTGGGGCGGCGCGATCGCCTGCGGGCATCCGCTGGCCTCGTCCGGGGTGCGGCTGATGACCCAGCTGGCCCGCCAGTTCGCCGAGCGCCCGGACGTGCGCTACGGCCTCACCACCATGTGCATCGGGATCGGCATGGGCGGCTCCGTGCTGTGGGAGAACCCGGCCTACGAGGGGGCGAAGGCATGA
- a CDS encoding response regulator transcription factor, whose product MRVLVVEDEEPLADAIARGLRREGMAVDVALTGDDGHEKSSVTRYDVILLDRDLPGMSGDDLCREVVASGELTRVLMLTASSSVSDRVDGLSLGADDYLAKPFAFPELVARVRALGRRATPAAPPLLTAGDVELDPAKRTVRRSSGPIELTRKEFGVLEVLLSAAGSVVSSEELLERVWDENADPFTTTVRVTVMTLRKKLGEPGIIETVVGSGYRVPVDAAE is encoded by the coding sequence GTGCGAGTTCTGGTAGTCGAAGACGAAGAGCCACTGGCCGACGCGATCGCCCGTGGGCTGCGCCGGGAGGGCATGGCGGTGGACGTCGCGCTCACCGGGGACGACGGGCACGAGAAGTCGTCGGTCACCCGGTACGACGTGATCCTGCTCGATCGCGACCTGCCCGGGATGTCCGGTGACGACCTGTGCCGCGAGGTCGTCGCCTCGGGTGAGCTGACCCGGGTGCTCATGCTGACCGCGAGCAGTTCGGTGTCCGACCGGGTCGACGGGCTGTCGCTGGGCGCGGACGACTACCTCGCCAAGCCGTTCGCCTTCCCCGAACTGGTGGCCCGCGTGCGTGCGCTGGGCAGGCGCGCCACCCCCGCCGCGCCGCCGCTGCTCACCGCGGGCGACGTCGAGCTGGACCCGGCCAAGCGCACGGTGCGCCGCTCCAGCGGGCCGATCGAGCTGACCCGCAAGGAGTTCGGCGTGCTCGAGGTGCTGCTGTCCGCCGCCGGATCCGTGGTCAGCAGCGAGGAACTGCTGGAGCGGGTCTGGGACGAGAACGCCGATCCGTTCACCACGACGGTGCGGGTGACCGTGATGACCCTGCGCAAGAAGCTCGGCGAGCCCGGCATCATCGAGACCGTGGTCGGTTCGGGCTACCGGGTGCCGGTGGACGCCGCCGAGTGA
- a CDS encoding 3-hydroxyacyl-CoA dehydrogenase NAD-binding domain-containing protein, whose amino-acid sequence MTFTAEEAKAAFPDEVVTKAVTRLVKVPGLDKPIALVTLDNGHDHTRPNTFGPQGLASLNAALDEAFAAQPAAVAVTGKPFIFAVGADLSGVEAVADPKLAREIAQTGHDVFRRLTDAEIPTFGFVNGAVMGGGLELALSCHYRTLSENTAAIAFPEVFLGLFPGWGGTQLLPNLIGPDAAVTVIIENALAQNKMLTVKKAAELGIVDEVLGSADYLEQSLLWAAKVINGEVTPPRREIDRGAEWDAALARAKSIVDGRTHGASPGATKAVELLELARHNDLDRGYAAETDGLAELLMSDVLRAGLYSFGLVNKRAKRPAGAPDKSLARTVNKVGIVGAGLMASQLALLFVRRLKVPVVLTDVDQERIDKGVAYVHDEIDKLLTKKRLSPDGANRLKALVTGSLDKAAFADADFVIEAVFEELGVKQQVFAELEQHVSPEAILATNTSSLSISAMASKLAHPERVVGFHFFNPVAVLPLLEIVRGEKTDDAALATAFAVGKQLKKSSVLVKDATAFVVNRLLLRFLGEVLVAVDEGTPFEVADSALEPLGLPMSPLNLMQLVGPAIALHVGETLHGSFPDRFTVSENLAKFVKAGKRGVWTWDEKGTASVDPEVAQLWTQGERPSTAEQVRDRALDAIAQEIRIMLDEGVVAEAQDIDLCLILGAGWPFWLGGITPYLDRAGVSERVTGRRFLAPGVASVPPA is encoded by the coding sequence ATGACTTTCACCGCGGAAGAGGCGAAGGCCGCGTTCCCGGACGAGGTCGTCACCAAGGCGGTCACGCGGCTGGTGAAGGTGCCCGGCCTCGACAAGCCGATCGCACTGGTCACGCTGGACAACGGCCACGACCACACCCGGCCGAACACCTTCGGCCCGCAGGGCCTGGCGTCGCTGAACGCCGCGCTCGACGAGGCGTTCGCCGCGCAGCCGGCCGCGGTCGCGGTCACCGGCAAACCGTTCATCTTCGCGGTCGGCGCGGACCTGTCCGGTGTCGAGGCGGTGGCGGATCCGAAGCTGGCCCGCGAAATCGCGCAGACCGGACACGATGTGTTCCGCCGGCTCACCGACGCGGAGATCCCCACCTTCGGGTTCGTCAACGGCGCGGTGATGGGCGGCGGCCTGGAACTGGCGCTGTCGTGCCACTACCGCACGCTGTCGGAGAACACCGCGGCGATCGCGTTCCCGGAGGTCTTCCTGGGCCTGTTCCCGGGCTGGGGCGGCACGCAACTGCTGCCGAACCTGATCGGCCCGGACGCTGCGGTCACCGTGATCATCGAGAACGCGTTGGCACAGAACAAGATGCTCACCGTCAAGAAGGCGGCCGAGCTGGGCATCGTGGACGAGGTGCTGGGGTCCGCGGACTACCTCGAGCAGTCCCTGTTGTGGGCCGCGAAGGTGATCAACGGCGAGGTCACACCGCCGCGCCGCGAGATCGACCGCGGTGCGGAGTGGGATGCGGCGCTCGCCCGCGCGAAGTCCATCGTGGACGGTCGCACCCACGGCGCCTCGCCCGGCGCCACCAAGGCCGTGGAGCTGCTGGAGCTGGCGCGGCACAACGATCTCGACCGGGGCTACGCGGCGGAGACCGACGGGCTGGCCGAGCTGCTCATGTCGGACGTGCTGCGGGCCGGGCTGTACTCGTTCGGCCTGGTCAACAAGCGGGCCAAGCGTCCGGCCGGAGCACCGGACAAGTCTTTGGCGCGCACGGTGAACAAGGTCGGCATCGTCGGCGCGGGCCTGATGGCCAGCCAGCTGGCGCTGCTGTTCGTGCGCCGGCTGAAGGTCCCGGTGGTGCTCACCGACGTCGACCAGGAGCGGATCGACAAGGGCGTGGCCTACGTCCACGACGAGATCGACAAGCTGCTGACGAAGAAGCGGCTCTCGCCGGACGGCGCGAACCGGCTCAAGGCGCTGGTCACCGGATCGCTGGACAAGGCCGCGTTCGCCGACGCGGACTTCGTGATCGAGGCGGTGTTCGAAGAGCTGGGCGTGAAGCAGCAGGTGTTCGCGGAGCTGGAGCAGCACGTGTCGCCCGAGGCGATCCTGGCGACGAACACCTCGTCGTTGTCGATCAGCGCGATGGCCTCGAAGCTGGCGCACCCGGAACGGGTCGTCGGGTTCCACTTCTTCAACCCGGTCGCGGTGCTGCCGCTGCTGGAGATCGTACGCGGCGAGAAGACCGACGACGCCGCGCTCGCCACCGCCTTCGCGGTCGGCAAGCAGCTGAAGAAGTCGAGTGTGCTGGTGAAGGACGCGACCGCGTTCGTGGTCAACCGGCTGCTGCTGCGCTTCCTCGGCGAAGTGCTGGTCGCGGTGGACGAGGGCACGCCGTTCGAGGTGGCCGACTCCGCGCTGGAGCCGCTCGGGCTGCCGATGTCGCCGCTGAACCTGATGCAGCTCGTCGGTCCGGCGATCGCTTTGCACGTGGGCGAGACCCTGCACGGCTCGTTCCCGGACCGTTTCACCGTGAGCGAGAACCTGGCGAAGTTCGTCAAGGCGGGCAAGCGCGGGGTGTGGACCTGGGACGAGAAGGGCACGGCGTCGGTCGACCCGGAGGTCGCGCAGCTGTGGACGCAGGGCGAGCGGCCCTCCACTGCCGAGCAGGTGCGTGACCGCGCGCTGGACGCGATCGCCCAGGAGATCCGGATCATGCTGGACGAGGGTGTGGTCGCAGAAGCCCAGGACATCGACCTGTGCCTGATCCTCGGTGCCGGCTGGCCGTTCTGGCTCGGCGGCATCACGCCGTACCTGGACCGGGCGGGAGTGTCGGAGCGGGTGACCGGCAGGCGGTTCCTCGCACCCGGCGTCGCCTCGGTTCCGCCGGCCTGA
- a CDS encoding type II toxin-antitoxin system VapC family toxin — translation MTVSARVLLDTSVVIDLERLDLTPFADAVPAVSTVTVAELGYGLDVDDPIERAARTERYYAVLEQFEVLPFCTGAAKMYGTMAAVVRRYGRDPRPRRMDLQIAATAVAYELPFLTRNPKDFAGLERLLTVHEL, via the coding sequence GTGACCGTTTCCGCGCGGGTGCTGCTCGACACCTCGGTGGTGATCGACCTCGAGCGGCTCGACCTGACGCCGTTCGCGGACGCGGTGCCCGCGGTGAGCACGGTGACCGTTGCCGAACTCGGTTATGGCCTCGATGTCGACGATCCGATCGAGCGAGCTGCCCGGACCGAGCGCTACTACGCCGTGCTGGAGCAGTTCGAGGTGCTGCCGTTCTGCACCGGGGCGGCCAAAATGTACGGCACGATGGCCGCGGTGGTCCGGCGCTACGGCCGCGACCCGCGCCCGCGCCGGATGGATCTGCAGATCGCGGCCACCGCGGTGGCTTACGAACTGCCGTTTCTGACCCGCAACCCCAAGGACTTCGCCGGCCTGGAGCGGCTGCTGACCGTGCACGAGCTCTGA
- a CDS encoding sensor histidine kinase, which translates to MNPPGARSLRARVTVLATVLVAAAGLLLLWLAWTLVGDAVDAVPHMPPGTIVRVDGVDVDASTLAQHLREHAVNRVLLFGSLAFCFVVAAAAILAWTFTSRVLLPLREITGTARRLSVESLGERIGEIRSRDELAELARTFDDMLDRLQAAFDAQRHFVANASHELRTPLSVIRTELDVTLSDDQADVAEFRRMAGVVRDATERAGQLVNSLLLLARTDGAGLVIREPVDLATVVERAWAAVRAEAEQRGLRVAFGTPSAGTIGDPALLERIAGNLVENAVRHNVDGGWIEVATEAGAQWSTLRVRSSGGLLDPAAVPELFEPFRRAGVARTARSGAGLGLSIVRAAVQAHGGSIAAEPVVGGGLAITIRLPAAVP; encoded by the coding sequence GTGAACCCGCCCGGCGCCCGGAGCCTGCGGGCCCGGGTCACCGTGCTCGCGACGGTGCTGGTCGCCGCGGCCGGGCTGCTGCTGCTGTGGCTGGCGTGGACGCTGGTCGGCGACGCGGTCGACGCGGTGCCGCACATGCCGCCGGGCACCATCGTGCGGGTCGACGGCGTCGACGTGGACGCGTCCACGCTCGCCCAGCACCTTCGCGAGCACGCGGTGAACCGGGTGCTGCTGTTCGGTTCGCTGGCGTTCTGCTTCGTGGTGGCCGCGGCGGCGATCCTGGCCTGGACGTTCACCTCGCGGGTGCTGCTGCCGCTGCGCGAGATCACCGGCACCGCCCGGCGGCTCTCGGTGGAGTCGCTGGGGGAGCGGATCGGCGAGATCCGTTCCCGCGACGAGCTGGCCGAGCTGGCCCGCACCTTCGACGACATGCTCGACCGGCTGCAGGCCGCGTTCGACGCGCAGCGGCATTTCGTCGCCAACGCCAGCCACGAGCTGCGCACCCCGCTGTCGGTGATCCGGACGGAGCTGGACGTCACGCTGTCCGACGACCAGGCGGACGTGGCCGAGTTCCGCCGGATGGCCGGCGTGGTGCGGGACGCGACGGAGCGGGCCGGTCAGCTGGTGAACTCCCTGCTGCTGCTCGCCCGGACCGACGGGGCCGGCCTCGTGATCCGCGAACCGGTGGACCTGGCGACGGTCGTGGAGCGTGCCTGGGCCGCCGTGCGCGCGGAGGCGGAGCAGCGCGGCCTGCGCGTGGCGTTCGGCACGCCGTCCGCGGGCACGATCGGCGACCCGGCCCTGCTCGAGCGCATCGCCGGCAATCTGGTGGAGAACGCGGTGCGGCACAACGTCGACGGCGGCTGGATCGAGGTCGCCACCGAAGCCGGTGCGCAGTGGTCCACCCTGCGTGTGCGGTCCTCGGGTGGCCTGCTCGATCCGGCGGCGGTCCCGGAGCTGTTCGAGCCGTTCCGCCGTGCCGGCGTGGCCCGCACCGCCCGCTCCGGCGCCGGCCTTGGCCTGTCCATCGTGCGCGCCGCCGTCCAGGCCCACGGCGGGAGCATCGCGGCGGAACCCGTGGTGGGCGGCGGACTGGCGATCACCATCCGGCTTCCGGCCGCGGTGCCGTAG